The following proteins come from a genomic window of Portunus trituberculatus isolate SZX2019 chromosome 35, ASM1759143v1, whole genome shotgun sequence:
- the LOC123513174 gene encoding F-box/LRR-repeat protein 6-like, with translation MPTESLGLDARMDMDPKGFSPMSGPEDNMSSPPSVLTTASAGSTPSSIPSAGSTPSSIPSAGSTPYQYNTHEDVGMKPITPSSDHQPITPMTPDQPITPDQPITPDQSVPSDQPITPDQHPPRSPGLYADSIKDGMYVEKMDVSPSAANRHAHPSGSRGSERREDCSCILCEDHRRHANDPQPENEGDIKYSGEIKVKTKRNKDSNAQRKPRKRKQSGKMHYQSEISQDSEETGIRMKIKMTFPPVKDSACHAVTDSSFGNRTLSVMSSPGEKGPGKRKSSHSGDSDNCRLSPGEGGKRRKKVSEFVEWGPVESVVDGEPQSPWACKLSESTLFDILHMATRSVGAIPLLPRTSRVCRLWRRVSADKRLWHTADLATGRIKPRHRNEKKLLWLLENRLSNVDDLVLAGWYEAVTPHILPRLVQLCPNLTGLNLSYCHKIHSENLHTYLSNCAKLQRLDLTNVMASHKPTPRCAVGQQTLADLASTMKDRLTHLTLANNTLSNMPSLIKSLSDNCPNLQTLDLSNVMTIGRDCVLINIERLQKGCTNMKTLRLTNSMIRLAQTSLSEQASSPGFPELEELSLAVDGNLSVGMNDGELERVLKNSHKLRLLDVRGCMNITDSSLVRIPPWDLEHLFLAGSTSPKSYSDRLELVVRKWQHSLVELDLSWTANADSIDAAVMAISEEPDNKLRYLNMCGSSVTFNPIRQVLTRCSHLENLNLTSCRALPRGVKRFHETTQLATLRADIASGKFDEAPNEDEDD, from the exons ATGCCTACAGAGAGCCTTGGATTAGATGCTAGAATGGACATGGACCCTAAAGGCTTTAGTCCCATGTCAGGACCAGAAGATAATATGAGTTCACCTCCAAGTGTGTTAACAACAGCTTCTGCAGGATCCACTCCCTCTTCCATCCCCTCTGCTGGGTCCACACCGTCATCCATTCCATCAGCGGGATCAACTCCATACCAGTATAATACTCATGAGGATGTTGGGATGAAGCCCATCACCCCTTCATCAGACCACCAGCCCATCACACCAATGACACCAGACCAGCCCATCACCCCAGACCAACCCATCACTCCTGATCAGTCCGTTCCATCCGACCAGCCCATCACGCCAGACCAGCACCCTCCTCGGAGTCCAGGGCTGTATGCAGATAGTATTAAAGATGGGATGTATGTGGAGAAGATGGATGTGAGTCCCAGTGCCGCCAACAGACACGCTCATCCCAGCGGCAGCAGAGGGAGTGAACGGCGAGAAGATTGTTCGTGTATTCTTTGTGAGGACCACAGGAGACATGCTAATGACCCTCAGCCTGAAAATGAAGGTGATATAAAGTACAGTGGTGAAATTAAggtgaaaacaaagagaaacaaagactcCAATGCACAACGGAAGCCTCGTAAGCGCAAACAGTCTGGGAAGATGCATTATCAGAGTGAAATTTCCCAAGATTCTGAAGAGACTGGAATCAGGATGAAGATTAAAATGACCTTCCCTCCAGTGAAAGACAGTGCTTGCCATGCAGTAACAGACTCTTCCTTTGGGAACCGAACTCTGAGTGTTATGTCTAGTCCGGGTGAGAAGGGgccagggaagagaaaaagttcccatagtggtgacagtgacaACTGCAGACTATCACCTggagaagggggaaagagaaggaaaaaagtttcAGAGTTTGTGGAGTGGGGTCCAGTTGAGAGTGTTGTGGATGGTGAGCCTCAATCCCCATGGGCTTGTAAGTTATCTGAAAGCACtctctttgacatcctgcacaTGGCCACTCGCTCGGTGGGAgcaattcctcttcttccgcg AACATCAAGAGTTTGCAGATTGTGGAGACGTGTTTCAGCAGACAAACGCCTGTGGCACACTGCTGACCTGGCCACAGGACGCATCAAGCCTCGTCACCGCAATGAGAAGAAACTGTTGTGGCTGCTGGAGAACAGACTGAGTAATGTTGATGACCTTGTCTTAG CTGGATGGTATGAAGCTGTGACACCACATATCCTGCCAAGGCTGGTGCAGCTGTGTCCAAACCTTACTGGTCTCAACCTTTCCTACTGCCATAAAATCCATTCAGAAAATCTTCACACTTACTTGTCCAACTGTGCAAAGCTTCAGCGGTTGGATCTGACCAATGTCATGGCA TCTCATAAGCCAACCCCTCGGTGTGCTGTGGGACAGCAGACATTAGCAGACTTGGCATCTACaatgaaagacaggctaactCATCTCACCTTGGCCAACAATACTCTGTCCAACATGCCATCACTCATCAAATCACTATCT GATAACTGTCCAAACCTTCAAACGCTTGACCTGTCAAACGTGATGACCATTGGACGTGATTGTGTCTTGATCAACATTGAGAGGTTACAAAAGGGCTGCACAAATATGAAGACTTTGAGGCTAACAAACTCAATGATCAGGCTTGCCCAGACATCCCTGTCAGAACAA GCATCATCACCAGGATTTCCTGAACTGGAGGAGTTGAGTTTGGCTGTTGATGGTAACCTTAGTGTGGGTATGAATGATGGGGAACTCGAGAGGGTCCTCAAAAACTCTCATAAGCTTCGTCTCCTTGATGTGAGAGG GTGTATGAACATCACTGATTCCTCACTAGTTCGCATTCCACCTTGGGATTTGGAACATCTGTTTCTTGCTGGATCAACCTCACCCAAGAGCTATTCCGACAGATTGGAATTGGTGGTTCGAAAGTGGCAGCACTCTTTGGTAGAATTAGATTTGTCTTGGACAGCTAATGCAGACAGTATTGATGCAGCTGTGATGGCTATATCAGAAGAGCCTGATAATAAgctcag GTACCTGAATATGTGTGGGTCTTCTGTTACATTCAATCCAATACGACAAGTATTAACAAGATGTAGCCATCTAGAGAACCTGAACCTGACTTCCTGCCGTGCCCTGCCACGAGGGGTGAAGCGTTTCCACGAGACAACTCAGTTAGCCACCCTTCGAGCAGACATAGCGAGTGGTAAATTTGATGAGGCCCCCAATGAGGACGAAGATGATTAA
- the LOC123513081 gene encoding eukaryotic translation initiation factor 4 gamma 1-like, whose amino-acid sequence MPEGPSLDMVGEGSNGQPTLHRCDNPWKPNGQHGQSEVYRRMLGILNRVTQQSLGIFLEQARELPLSDPTHLPDILSLLLEKSQDEPMFAPIYARLCRDLAASTGIQRNLIAACKDHFMENYQQLLHYNHIFEGPISSQIIHEEILARKRFVGHLKFISELHKVGVVPGDQVAAMAETFLEHGDDRSFEGLCRVLSFSGLSLSRSHEELVNRCCSYLEACLAGGNLNPRLRFLAQDILHLRNNGWRLQEGNRILPPPGRNVRG is encoded by the exons ATGCCGGAGGGTCCATCCTTGGATATGGTGGGTGAGGGCAGCAATGGGCAGCCAACCCTGCACCGCTGTGACAACCCGTGGAAGCCCAATGGCCAGCATGGCCAGTCTGAG GTGTATCGAAGGATGCTAGGCATTCTGAATCGAGTGACTCAGCAATCCCTGGGCATCTTTCTTGAGCAGGCCCGTGAATTACCTCTTTCGGATCCCACGCACCTGCCTGACATTCTCAGTCTCCTTCTAGAAAAG TCCCAAGATGAACCCATGTTTGCACCAATCTATGCTCGCCTGTGCCGTGACCTGGCAGCAAGCACCGGAATACAACGGAATCTCATAGCTGCCTGCAAGGACCACTTCATGGAGAACTATCAACAGCTTCTTCATTATAATCACATTTTTGAG GGCCCGATATCATCTCAGATCATACATGAAGAAATTTTGGCAAGGAAGAGATTCGTTGGTCATCTGAA GTTTATAAGTGAGCTACACAAGGTTGGTGTTGTGCCGGGCGACCAAGTGGCAGCCATGGCTGAAACTTTCCTGGAACATGGTGACGACCGCTCCTTTGAAGGCCTATGTCGTGTGCTCTCCTTCTCGGGACTCAGCCTCAGTCGTTCCCATGAG GAGTTGGTGAACAGGTGCTGCAGTTATCTTGAAGCATGCCTGGCAGGCGGCAACCTAAACCCTCGACTGCGTTTTCTTGCCCAGGATATTCTTCATCTTCGCAACAATGGATGGAGACttcaggaaggaaatagaattcTTCCACCACCAGGTAGAAATGTACGAGGATAG